One window from the genome of Brucella anthropi ATCC 49188 encodes:
- a CDS encoding transposase — translation MADEEIRTPAEGDPQTEIEQRGPKSPSKSRSVAGGKARGDTKKQVRRKSRGLTELEKLDRVRHIDEHVAAGDTLKAAVEKAGISDQTYYQWKKALGPAPQSGIPEDDEFAEFVHLEEENRRLRKLLAEKLRAENADLRRRLGLK, via the coding sequence ATGGCTGACGAAGAAATCCGTACCCCTGCTGAAGGGGACCCGCAGACTGAGATTGAACAACGAGGTCCGAAGTCGCCTTCCAAGTCAAGAAGCGTTGCAGGTGGCAAGGCCCGTGGGGACACGAAAAAGCAAGTAAGGCGGAAAAGCCGCGGTCTAACCGAACTGGAGAAGCTCGACCGCGTTCGCCACATTGATGAGCACGTTGCGGCTGGCGATACCCTCAAGGCCGCGGTTGAAAAGGCCGGGATATCTGACCAAACCTATTATCAATGGAAAAAAGCGCTGGGACCCGCTCCCCAGTCAGGAATTCCAGAAGATGATGAGTTTGCCGAGTTTGTTCACCTCGAAGAAGAGAACCGTCGGCTGCGCAAACTCCTGGCAGAAAAACTTCGGGCGGAAAACGCCGATTTGCGTCGAAGGCTGGGTTTGAAATAG
- a CDS encoding DUF3991 and toprim domain-containing protein, which yields MEKKEIQELRIRVPCSAVLEKAGFVIDLKESTLRAVKYRRDSEIIIMIHDGHGWFDPLSEAKGDVFSLVAHLDGGGFRAARDRVAELIGYVPQGTARRTVNRVRGPNLAIAERWNRQRRPWPGSQTWHYLSEIRLLPSHTLHAAISQNAVREGPYGSMWAAHTNDLGAITGWEERGPEWRGFSTGGTKVLFRLGRSVASRLCVTEAAIDAMSLAAFEGLRDGTLYLSTGGGWSPATDAALRMLAAPSGVQLVAATDNNAQGDTFADRLRTLAEEAGCGWQRLRPPADDWNEALQEREAERRKRRGEREGVPHSRQPHQGKLRPA from the coding sequence ATGGAAAAGAAAGAAATCCAGGAACTGCGCATTCGTGTGCCATGCTCTGCGGTGCTGGAAAAAGCGGGCTTCGTCATCGATCTGAAAGAGAGCACCCTGCGGGCGGTAAAATATCGCCGTGACAGCGAAATCATCATCATGATTCATGACGGTCACGGCTGGTTTGACCCGCTTTCCGAAGCCAAGGGTGATGTATTCTCGCTCGTCGCCCATCTGGATGGCGGAGGCTTTAGGGCAGCACGCGATCGCGTCGCCGAGTTGATCGGCTATGTCCCGCAAGGAACCGCCAGACGCACGGTTAATCGTGTCCGAGGGCCAAACCTTGCAATTGCCGAACGATGGAACCGCCAACGCCGGCCATGGCCTGGTTCTCAGACCTGGCACTATCTCTCCGAAATAAGGTTGTTGCCATCGCATACACTCCATGCTGCCATTTCCCAGAACGCTGTTCGCGAAGGACCTTACGGCAGCATGTGGGCCGCCCATACGAACGATCTTGGCGCCATTACGGGCTGGGAGGAGCGAGGCCCGGAATGGAGGGGCTTTTCGACCGGGGGAACAAAGGTTCTGTTTCGCCTCGGCCGGTCTGTGGCGTCCCGGCTCTGTGTCACTGAAGCGGCGATCGATGCCATGAGCCTTGCTGCCTTCGAGGGTCTGCGTGATGGCACCCTCTATCTCAGTACCGGCGGGGGCTGGTCTCCGGCAACAGATGCGGCGCTGCGCATGCTTGCCGCCCCTTCCGGTGTCCAATTGGTCGCGGCAACGGACAATAACGCGCAGGGCGACACGTTCGCCGATCGGCTTCGAACCCTTGCGGAAGAGGCGGGCTGTGGCTGGCAGCGATTGCGGCCTCCTGCAGATGACTGGAACGAGGCTCTGCAGGAGAGGGAGGCGGAAAGAAGAAAAAGAAGGGGGGAAAGGGAAGGCGTGCCGCATTCGCGCCAGCCGCATCAAGGGAAGCTTCGCCCGGCCTGA
- a CDS encoding DUF1419 domain-containing protein: protein MNTSPAIRKVYQGVADRHQMFRMFDRHAQRPDRWNDDATALYSGEWFEIRESEHDYMFEILPPLWIRGSLFAMREFLTGSITSVFFALRIDGTIRHFHGYCDLSDTSSVENMRLAITERETRPVRAMTRDERLDHIWSSTADDYRGYATDRWPHASRGKKTIILYGGAAGTTLKLLEDLTDDEIAAKLPVHLRHLPVSIAA, encoded by the coding sequence ATGAATACCTCACCCGCAATCCGCAAGGTCTATCAGGGGGTCGCCGATCGCCACCAGATGTTCCGCATGTTCGACCGCCACGCCCAGCGACCTGATCGTTGGAACGATGATGCGACAGCGCTCTACAGCGGGGAATGGTTTGAGATCCGCGAGAGCGAACACGATTACATGTTCGAGATCCTGCCACCCCTATGGATCCGGGGGTCGTTGTTCGCCATGCGCGAGTTTCTGACCGGATCGATCACCAGCGTCTTCTTCGCGCTGCGCATCGACGGAACCATCCGCCACTTCCACGGCTATTGCGATCTTTCAGACACGTCTTCTGTCGAAAACATGCGGCTCGCCATCACCGAGCGCGAAACCCGGCCGGTGCGTGCCATGACCCGGGATGAGCGTCTGGACCACATCTGGAGCAGCACGGCCGATGATTATCGGGGCTATGCCACTGATCGCTGGCCACACGCCTCACGCGGCAAGAAAACGATCATCCTCTATGGTGGCGCGGCCGGCACCACGCTCAAGCTGCTCGAAGACCTGACCGACGACGAGATCGCTGCGAAACTGCCCGTGCATCTGCGCCACCTTCCCGTTTCCATCGCAGCGTGA
- a CDS encoding DUF3085 domain-containing protein, with protein MLTFPVQSILDVIARGRADAEVNGGFRDPYYGLEPGKGEKPGLWLVGDHGVYVMSNGKLPDNGKPLVIYAEQCHPERNDDWFEVKRQTFGGDDGVDFIDAESLEAMIAASPGGTHLSFAFDDDAMQISVIQRG; from the coding sequence ATGTTGACTTTCCCGGTCCAATCCATCCTCGACGTCATCGCACGTGGTCGAGCCGATGCAGAAGTCAATGGCGGCTTCCGTGACCCCTATTATGGGCTCGAACCCGGCAAGGGCGAGAAGCCCGGCCTTTGGCTCGTCGGGGACCACGGGGTTTACGTCATGTCCAACGGAAAATTGCCTGACAACGGCAAGCCGCTGGTCATCTATGCCGAACAATGCCACCCCGAGCGAAATGACGACTGGTTCGAGGTCAAACGCCAGACCTTCGGCGGCGACGACGGTGTCGATTTCATCGATGCCGAGAGCCTCGAAGCAATGATCGCCGCCAGCCCCGGCGGTACGCATCTCTCTTTCGCCTTCGATGACGACGCGATGCAGATCTCGGTCATTCAACGCGGCTGA
- a CDS encoding DEAD/DEAH box helicase family protein, with amino-acid sequence MSNDSFSLDMFGNTALSSGLGFGLGMNEEFAPEPATPENTSAAPEAPIVPLPVVAAKLPSPRKMGDRANFYLDDDDRDLPKSWKERARINVAAILSANEIEKLDIPVTREHQKRLIRFTGFGASELANGMFRRPGEVEFRDGWDDLGGSLESVVSETDYASLARCTQYAHFTPEFIIRAIWAGLQRLGWRGGRVLEPGIGTGLFPALMPEAFRASSYVTGIELDPVTARIVRLLQPKARIVNGDFARTDLGVIYDLAIGNPPFSDRTVRSDRNYRSLGLRLHDYFIARSIDLLKPGALAAFVTSHGTMDKADTTAREHIAKSANLVAAIRLPEGAFRADAGTDVVVDILFFRKRKAGEPEGDVTWLDVDEIRPATADEGAIRVNRWFARHPVFVLGDHALTSGPFGETYTCQPRPGENLEGLLKDAISLLPEHLYDGEPSIIDLDLEEELAEIVDLKPDNAKVREGSFFLDSQNSLMQLIDGSPVPIGIRKGRGGDGIPEKHARIIRKLLPIRDAVREVLKAQEQDRPWRDLQVRLRIAWGAFVREFGPINHTTVSISEDEQTGEVRETHRQPNLAPFRDDPDCWLVASIEDYDLDTDTAKPGPIFSERVIAPPVAPVITSAGDALAVVLNERGRVDLEHIAELLHMSAEEVIEELGEAIFQNPTDGSWQTSDAYLSGPVRTRMTEAEAAAKLDPAFERNVRALQAVQPADLRPSDITARLGAPWIPASDVVDFVKELMGAEIRIHHMPELGSWTVEARQLGYSAAGTSEWGTSRRDAGELLADALNSRVPQIFDTIKDVGGERRIFNVIDTEAARDKLQKIKEAFQKWVWTDPDRTDRLARIYNDRFNNIAPRAFDGSHLKLPGASAAFRLYSHQKRGIWRIISAGSTYLAHAVGAGKTMTMAAAIMEQKRLGLIAKAMQVVPGHCLAQAAREFLALYPSANILVADETNFTKDKRARFLSRAATATWDAIIITHSAFKFIGVPSAFEQQMIHDELELYEELLTRVDSEDRVSRKRLERLKEGLQERLEALSTRKDDLLTISEIGVDQIVVDEAQEFRKLSFATNMSTLKGIDPNGSQRAWDLYVKSRYIETRNPGRALVLASGTPITNTLGEMFSIQRLLGHDALAERGLHEFDAWASCFGDTSTELEIQPSGKYRPVSRFASFVNVPELIAMFRAFADVVMPDDLREYVRVPAISTGRRQIVTAKPTPAFKMYQQILEARIKAIEMREGPAQPGDDILLSVITDGRHAAIDLRLVMPANDNEDENKLNMLVRNAFRIWQETGESIFRRPDGKDYDVPGAAQMIFSDLGTMNVEKTRGFSAYRWIRDELIRLGVPASEIAYMQDYKKTEAKQRLFGDVRAGRVRFLLGSSETMGTGVNAQLRLKALHHLDVPWLPSQIEQREGRIVRQGNQHDEVDIFAYATEGSLDASMWQNNERKARFIAAALSGDTSIRRLEDLGEGQANQFAMAKAIASGDERLMQKAGLEADIARLERLRAAHDDDQYAVRRQIRDAKRDIETATRRIAEIGEDLIRLIPTAADSFTMTVLGEVHDERKEAGRALMREILTLVQLRQHGEVHLASIGGFDLIYEGERFGKADGYRYATLLQRTGADYEIDLAVTVTPLGAISRLEHALDGFGEERDRYRHRLEDARRRLASYRTREGGSFAFAEELALKRRQLSDVDEALAASMREESHGVEQAA; translated from the coding sequence ATGTCCAACGATTCCTTTTCCCTCGATATGTTCGGCAATACCGCGCTCTCCTCCGGGCTTGGTTTTGGCCTTGGCATGAACGAAGAATTTGCCCCCGAACCGGCCACGCCTGAAAACACAAGCGCCGCGCCTGAAGCGCCTATCGTCCCGTTACCGGTTGTCGCGGCGAAACTACCGTCGCCTCGCAAGATGGGCGATCGTGCCAATTTCTATCTCGATGACGATGATCGCGACCTTCCGAAAAGCTGGAAGGAGCGCGCCAGGATCAATGTCGCCGCCATCCTCTCCGCCAACGAGATCGAGAAGCTCGATATTCCGGTGACGCGCGAACACCAGAAGCGGCTGATCCGCTTCACCGGTTTCGGAGCCTCCGAACTGGCGAACGGCATGTTCCGTCGCCCCGGCGAGGTCGAATTCAGGGACGGTTGGGACGATCTTGGCGGTTCGCTGGAAAGTGTGGTTTCAGAGACGGATTACGCCTCGCTGGCACGTTGCACGCAATATGCTCATTTCACGCCCGAGTTCATCATTCGCGCCATATGGGCAGGTCTTCAACGTCTGGGATGGCGCGGCGGCCGCGTTCTTGAACCGGGAATCGGTACAGGCCTATTCCCGGCCCTGATGCCGGAGGCATTCCGCGCCTCCAGCTATGTCACCGGCATCGAACTCGATCCGGTCACCGCCCGGATCGTCCGCCTCCTTCAGCCGAAGGCGCGGATCGTCAATGGCGATTTCGCCCGCACCGATCTTGGGGTGATCTACGATCTTGCCATCGGCAACCCGCCGTTTTCTGATCGAACGGTGCGCTCCGACCGCAACTATCGCAGCCTGGGTCTCAGACTGCATGATTACTTCATTGCAAGGTCGATCGATCTGCTGAAGCCAGGCGCTCTCGCCGCTTTCGTCACCTCCCACGGTACGATGGACAAGGCCGATACGACGGCCCGTGAGCATATCGCGAAATCGGCCAACCTTGTCGCCGCCATTCGCCTGCCGGAAGGCGCGTTTCGCGCAGATGCCGGGACCGATGTCGTGGTCGACATCCTGTTCTTCCGCAAACGCAAGGCCGGAGAGCCCGAAGGCGATGTCACCTGGCTTGACGTCGACGAGATCCGGCCCGCCACCGCCGATGAGGGCGCGATCCGCGTCAATCGCTGGTTTGCCAGACATCCCGTCTTCGTGCTCGGCGACCATGCCCTGACCTCCGGGCCCTTTGGCGAGACCTATACCTGCCAGCCGCGTCCCGGCGAGAACCTTGAGGGTCTGCTGAAGGACGCCATCTCGCTGCTTCCCGAACATCTCTATGATGGCGAGCCGAGTATCATTGATCTCGATCTGGAAGAAGAACTCGCCGAGATCGTCGACCTGAAGCCCGATAATGCCAAAGTCCGCGAAGGCAGCTTTTTCCTCGACAGCCAAAATTCCCTCATGCAACTGATCGACGGCTCCCCCGTGCCTATCGGCATACGCAAGGGTCGCGGCGGCGACGGCATTCCGGAAAAGCATGCCCGCATTATCCGCAAATTGCTCCCGATCCGCGATGCCGTTCGCGAGGTGCTGAAAGCCCAGGAACAGGATCGTCCCTGGCGGGATCTTCAGGTCCGGCTGCGCATCGCCTGGGGGGCCTTTGTTCGGGAATTCGGCCCGATCAATCATACTACCGTCTCGATCAGCGAGGACGAACAGACCGGTGAGGTCCGTGAGACCCACCGCCAACCGAACCTGGCGCCGTTCAGGGACGATCCCGATTGCTGGTTGGTCGCGTCCATCGAGGACTACGACCTCGATACCGACACGGCAAAGCCCGGTCCGATCTTCTCCGAACGGGTAATCGCGCCACCGGTTGCGCCTGTCATCACCAGCGCCGGGGATGCGCTTGCGGTCGTGCTCAACGAACGTGGCCGTGTCGATCTCGAACACATCGCCGAACTGCTGCACATGTCCGCCGAGGAGGTGATCGAAGAACTCGGCGAAGCAATCTTCCAGAATCCCACCGACGGCTCCTGGCAGACCTCCGATGCCTATCTCTCGGGTCCGGTTCGGACCAGGATGACAGAAGCGGAAGCAGCGGCCAAACTCGATCCAGCTTTTGAGCGCAATGTCCGTGCCCTGCAGGCGGTCCAGCCGGCCGATCTTCGGCCTTCCGATATTACCGCCCGCCTCGGTGCTCCCTGGATCCCCGCATCCGACGTCGTGGATTTCGTCAAGGAGTTGATGGGCGCCGAGATCCGTATCCACCACATGCCGGAACTCGGCAGCTGGACGGTCGAGGCGCGCCAGCTTGGATACAGTGCAGCAGGTACGTCCGAATGGGGCACCAGCCGGCGCGATGCCGGCGAACTGCTCGCCGATGCACTGAACTCCCGCGTGCCGCAGATCTTCGATACGATCAAGGACGTCGGCGGCGAGCGGCGCATCTTCAATGTGATCGACACCGAAGCAGCGCGCGACAAGCTTCAGAAGATCAAGGAGGCGTTCCAGAAGTGGGTCTGGACCGATCCGGATCGCACCGATCGATTGGCCAGAATCTACAACGACCGGTTCAACAACATCGCGCCTCGGGCTTTTGACGGTTCGCATCTGAAACTGCCGGGCGCCAGCGCCGCCTTCCGCCTCTATTCTCACCAGAAGCGTGGCATCTGGCGCATCATCTCCGCTGGTTCCACCTACCTCGCGCATGCTGTCGGGGCGGGAAAAACCATGACGATGGCCGCCGCGATCATGGAGCAGAAGCGTCTGGGCCTGATCGCCAAAGCCATGCAGGTCGTGCCAGGACATTGCCTTGCACAGGCCGCCCGAGAGTTCCTGGCGCTCTATCCATCCGCCAACATCCTTGTTGCGGACGAGACCAACTTCACCAAGGACAAGCGGGCGAGGTTCCTCTCCCGCGCCGCGACCGCGACCTGGGATGCGATCATCATCACCCATTCGGCTTTCAAGTTCATCGGTGTTCCCTCCGCCTTTGAACAACAGATGATCCACGACGAACTGGAGCTTTATGAGGAATTGCTGACCCGGGTCGACAGCGAGGATCGTGTCTCACGCAAGCGGCTGGAACGATTGAAGGAGGGATTGCAGGAACGGCTTGAAGCGCTTTCGACGCGCAAGGACGATCTTCTGACCATCTCCGAGATCGGTGTCGACCAGATCGTCGTTGATGAGGCCCAGGAATTTCGCAAATTGTCGTTCGCGACAAATATGTCGACGCTCAAGGGCATCGATCCGAACGGTTCGCAGCGCGCCTGGGATCTCTATGTGAAATCCCGCTACATCGAAACTCGCAATCCCGGCCGCGCGCTGGTGCTCGCCTCGGGGACCCCGATCACGAACACGCTCGGCGAGATGTTCTCGATCCAGCGGCTGCTCGGACATGACGCGCTTGCCGAACGTGGCCTGCACGAGTTCGACGCCTGGGCAAGCTGCTTCGGCGATACGTCAACCGAGCTGGAGATCCAGCCGTCCGGCAAGTACCGACCCGTCAGCCGCTTTGCGAGCTTCGTGAATGTCCCGGAGCTGATCGCCATGTTCCGGGCCTTCGCCGACGTGGTGATGCCCGACGATCTTCGCGAATATGTCAGGGTGCCGGCGATTTCGACCGGCCGCCGCCAGATCGTCACCGCCAAGCCGACGCCTGCCTTCAAGATGTATCAGCAGATCCTCGAAGCGCGCATCAAGGCAATCGAGATGCGTGAGGGACCGGCGCAGCCCGGTGACGACATTCTCCTGTCGGTGATCACCGACGGCCGCCACGCGGCGATCGATCTTCGTCTGGTCATGCCGGCGAATGATAACGAGGACGAAAACAAGCTGAACATGCTTGTGCGCAACGCTTTCCGGATCTGGCAGGAGACAGGTGAAAGCATTTTCCGCCGCCCGGATGGCAAGGATTACGATGTGCCGGGTGCTGCCCAGATGATTTTTTCCGATCTCGGAACCATGAATGTCGAGAAGACACGTGGCTTCTCCGCCTATCGTTGGATACGCGATGAACTGATCCGGCTCGGCGTGCCCGCTTCCGAAATTGCCTATATGCAGGACTACAAGAAGACCGAGGCCAAGCAACGGTTGTTCGGCGATGTGCGTGCCGGCAGGGTGCGGTTCCTCCTCGGATCCTCCGAGACAATGGGAACAGGTGTTAATGCGCAGTTGCGCCTCAAAGCCTTGCATCACCTCGACGTGCCGTGGCTGCCTTCCCAGATCGAACAACGCGAAGGACGCATCGTCCGTCAGGGCAATCAGCATGACGAGGTCGATATTTTCGCCTACGCGACGGAGGGCAGTCTCGATGCATCCATGTGGCAGAACAATGAGCGCAAGGCGAGGTTCATCGCTGCGGCGTTGAGCGGCGATACCTCGATCCGCAGGCTTGAAGATCTCGGCGAGGGCCAGGCCAACCAGTTCGCAATGGCGAAAGCGATCGCCAGTGGTGACGAGAGGCTGATGCAAAAGGCAGGTCTGGAGGCCGATATCGCCCGGCTCGAACGGTTGCGTGCTGCCCACGACGACGATCAATATGCCGTTCGACGCCAGATCCGTGACGCCAAGCGTGACATCGAAACGGCGACCCGCCGGATCGCTGAGATCGGTGAGGACTTGATACGGCTGATTCCGACCGCGGCGGATTCCTTCACCATGACCGTTCTGGGTGAGGTCCACGATGAACGCAAGGAGGCTGGCCGGGCACTGATGCGGGAAATCCTGACGCTCGTACAGCTTCGCCAGCATGGGGAGGTTCATCTCGCATCGATCGGCGGGTTCGATCTCATCTATGAGGGCGAACGGTTTGGCAAGGCGGACGGTTATCGTTATGCGACGCTGCTGCAGCGCACCGGTGCGGACTACGAGATCGACCTAGCCGTCACGGTAACGCCGCTCGGGGCGATCTCCCGCCTCGAACATGCGCTCGACGGGTTCGGGGAGGAGCGTGATCGTTATCGCCATCGTCTCGAAGACGCCCGCCGACGGCTCGCCTCATATCGCACCCGTGAGGGCGGCAGCTTCGCCTTCGCTGAGGAACTTGCTTTAAAGCGTCGCCAGTTGAGCGATGTCGATGAGGCATTGGCCGCCTCGATGCGTGAGGAGAGCCACGGTGTTGAGCAGGCAGCCTGA
- a CDS encoding type II toxin-antitoxin system Phd/YefM family antitoxin has protein sequence MKKFSTVELLRDIKTVTMAADRQPVAITQHRKPRYVLMTYDEFEALKGRSDPRRVYGPNEAPADLAAMVLPELDRLIEEGRDPNG, from the coding sequence ATGAAAAAGTTTTCGACTGTCGAACTGCTGCGTGACATCAAGACCGTGACGATGGCAGCTGATCGTCAGCCTGTTGCGATCACGCAGCATCGCAAGCCAAGATATGTGCTGATGACCTATGACGAGTTTGAGGCGTTGAAAGGCAGGAGCGATCCCCGCCGGGTCTACGGCCCCAATGAAGCACCAGCTGACCTCGCGGCGATGGTCCTGCCTGAACTGGACAGGCTGATCGAGGAAGGGCGTGACCCCAATGGTTGA
- a CDS encoding NYN domain-containing protein translates to MAEPRSPRLAVLIDADNASAKIVDGLFEEIAKIGEASVRRIYGDFANPRSKAWIDVLARHAIIPQQQFAYTAGKNASDITLVIDAMDLLHSGRFDGFCLVSSDSDFTRLASRIREQGIDVFGFGEQKTPESFRQACRRFIYTENLLPVAAANGTDTAQATASLQPPTAATPIIRKVIAQMESEDGWVPLGAVGNQLANLASDFDPRTYGFRKLSDLVRKTNAFDLEHAEGRPLRIRVKQKSGKKNG, encoded by the coding sequence ATGGCAGAACCCCGTTCCCCGCGCCTCGCGGTGCTTATCGACGCTGACAATGCGTCCGCGAAAATCGTTGATGGCCTTTTTGAAGAAATTGCCAAGATCGGCGAAGCGAGTGTTCGACGCATCTATGGCGACTTCGCCAATCCTCGTTCAAAGGCGTGGATCGACGTTCTCGCAAGGCACGCAATCATTCCCCAGCAGCAGTTCGCCTACACGGCCGGCAAGAATGCTTCCGATATCACGCTTGTCATCGACGCGATGGACCTGCTGCATAGTGGTCGCTTCGACGGTTTTTGCCTGGTATCTTCCGACAGCGATTTCACCCGCCTCGCCTCTCGCATCCGTGAACAAGGCATCGACGTCTTCGGTTTTGGAGAGCAGAAGACGCCTGAAAGTTTCAGGCAGGCCTGCCGGCGTTTCATCTATACCGAAAATCTGTTGCCCGTGGCTGCCGCGAACGGGACAGATACGGCACAGGCGACAGCCTCTCTCCAGCCTCCGACAGCCGCCACGCCCATCATCAGGAAGGTCATCGCCCAGATGGAAAGCGAGGATGGATGGGTGCCGCTTGGCGCCGTCGGCAATCAACTTGCAAATCTCGCTTCGGATTTTGACCCGCGAACTTATGGGTTTCGCAAGCTGAGCGATCTCGTGAGGAAAACAAACGCCTTCGATCTTGAGCATGCAGAGGGCCGCCCGCTGCGTATCCGGGTCAAGCAAAAATCTGGAAAAAAGAACGGATAG
- a CDS encoding winged helix-turn-helix transcriptional regulator produces the protein MNDSTRMKRGRRRADRTGCAVEATLSVIGGIWKPVILFHLLDGKLRFNALCRLVPAATPRMMTLQLRELEVDGIIRRIVYPEVPPKVEYELTSLGVSLAPILITMRDWGEQFQKMH, from the coding sequence ATGAACGATAGTACCCGCATGAAACGGGGGCGGCGCCGCGCCGATCGCACCGGATGCGCAGTCGAAGCTACGCTGTCGGTTATCGGCGGCATATGGAAGCCAGTCATTCTGTTTCACCTGCTGGACGGCAAGCTGCGTTTCAACGCACTGTGTCGCCTCGTCCCGGCAGCCACACCCCGCATGATGACACTGCAATTGCGAGAGCTGGAGGTGGATGGGATCATTCGGCGCATCGTTTATCCCGAGGTGCCGCCCAAGGTAGAATATGAACTCACCTCGCTCGGTGTCTCACTCGCCCCCATACTGATAACGATGCGCGACTGGGGCGAGCAATTCCAGAAAATGCACTGA
- a CDS encoding zinc-dependent alcohol dehydrogenase family protein, with translation MQRYILTGNENPRLKLASADVRQPEKGEVAVDLRAASLNFRDVIIARNFKDVVPLSDGAGIVSVVGEQVDGWEVGDRVVIGFMPGWVDGPITAAKKATSLGGQTMDGVLTERIVVPADSIVRLPDAMTFEEAATLPCAGVTAFAALFERRPVQPGESVLLLGTGGVSIFALQLAKKAGARVIITSSSDEKL, from the coding sequence ATGCAACGATACATATTGACCGGAAACGAAAACCCGCGCCTCAAGCTCGCCTCGGCCGATGTGCGCCAGCCGGAGAAAGGCGAAGTTGCCGTAGATCTGCGCGCTGCCTCCCTTAACTTCCGCGACGTGATCATCGCCAGAAACTTCAAAGACGTGGTGCCGCTCTCCGATGGCGCAGGCATCGTGTCGGTCGTGGGCGAACAGGTAGACGGCTGGGAGGTTGGCGATCGCGTGGTAATCGGATTTATGCCGGGATGGGTAGATGGCCCGATCACTGCCGCCAAGAAGGCAACAAGCCTCGGGGGTCAGACCATGGACGGCGTTCTGACAGAGCGCATTGTCGTGCCCGCCGACAGCATCGTGCGCCTTCCGGACGCGATGACGTTCGAGGAAGCCGCGACGCTGCCTTGCGCTGGCGTGACGGCGTTCGCCGCCCTGTTTGAGCGTCGGCCGGTGCAGCCAGGTGAATCCGTTTTGTTGCTCGGCACGGGCGGCGTATCGATCTTCGCTCTTCAGCTCGCTAAAAAGGCAGGCGCCCGTGTCATCATCACCTCCAGCTCGGACGAAAAGCTCTAG
- a CDS encoding zinc-binding dehydrogenase has product MGADEVINYRRTPAWQDEVLKLTDGIGADLAVDVAGPATLSQTLAATRFDGRISLMGVLTGFDGHIDTGAILEKRITLQGIYVGPVATLASLVKTGITPQVDQVFPFEEAEAGYNALRDAGHFGKLVIKIG; this is encoded by the coding sequence CTGGGCGCGGATGAAGTCATCAACTATCGCCGTACTCCGGCCTGGCAGGATGAGGTTCTGAAACTCACAGATGGCATCGGCGCTGACCTGGCGGTTGACGTCGCTGGCCCGGCCACGCTCAGCCAGACACTTGCCGCTACCCGTTTTGATGGTCGTATCTCCCTGATGGGAGTGCTAACCGGGTTTGACGGTCACATTGATACGGGAGCGATTCTCGAAAAGCGGATCACCCTGCAGGGGATCTATGTCGGCCCCGTGGCAACGCTCGCGTCCCTCGTGAAGACCGGAATCACCCCCCAGGTTGACCAGGTGTTCCCTTTCGAGGAAGCAGAAGCCGGCTATAACGCGCTGCGGGATGCAGGCCATTTCGGCAAACTGGTCATCAAAATAGGATAA
- a CDS encoding type II toxin-antitoxin system Phd/YefM family antitoxin: protein MTVTTLSGRELNQDLGRAKRAANEGPVIITDRGRPAHVLLSFDEYKRLTGKMRTLGDMLAAPGAGEIDLPLSPRTERAQAVDLS from the coding sequence ATGACGGTCACCACGCTTTCAGGCCGGGAACTCAATCAGGATCTTGGCCGCGCAAAACGCGCGGCCAACGAGGGGCCAGTCATCATCACCGACAGAGGACGGCCAGCGCATGTCCTCTTGTCGTTCGACGAGTATAAACGGCTGACCGGAAAAATGCGGACGCTCGGCGACATGCTGGCTGCACCGGGTGCGGGAGAAATAGATTTGCCGCTTTCGCCGCGGACGGAACGTGCGCAGGCAGTTGACCTGTCCTGA
- a CDS encoding type II toxin-antitoxin system VapC family toxin, producing MLLLDTNVVSELRKIVSGKAHPNVVVWNETVDPAETFISSVVLHELEIGVRLVEHNDSAAGRVLRNWLDNTVITAFSGRILPLDDAAALQAAKWHVPDPKPINDAYIAATALTRRMTLVTRNIKDFAGMGVKLVNPWDPAM from the coding sequence ATGCTGTTACTCGATACGAATGTTGTCTCCGAACTGCGCAAGATTGTGAGCGGCAAGGCGCATCCCAATGTCGTGGTCTGGAACGAAACCGTTGATCCGGCCGAAACGTTCATCTCTTCTGTTGTTCTGCATGAGCTTGAGATCGGTGTGCGGTTGGTGGAACACAATGACAGCGCTGCCGGGAGAGTATTGCGCAACTGGCTGGACAACACGGTTATTACGGCGTTCTCGGGTCGAATCCTTCCCCTTGACGACGCGGCGGCCTTACAGGCAGCCAAATGGCATGTGCCTGACCCCAAGCCGATCAACGACGCCTATATCGCGGCAACGGCGCTCACCCGTCGCATGACACTCGTCACGCGCAACATCAAGGATTTTGCGGGGATGGGCGTGAAACTCGTCAATCCTTGGGATCCTGCCATGTAG